Proteins encoded in a region of the Panthera uncia isolate 11264 chromosome B2 unlocalized genomic scaffold, Puncia_PCG_1.0 HiC_scaffold_24, whole genome shotgun sequence genome:
- the LOC125938234 gene encoding heterogeneous nuclear ribonucleoprotein A3-like isoform X2: protein MEGHDPKEPEQLRKLFIGGLSFETTDDSLREHFEKWGTLTDCVVMRDPQTKRSRGFGFVTYSCVEEVDAAMCAQPHKVDGRVVEPKRAVSREDSVKPGAHQTVKKIFVGGIKEDTEEYNLRDYFEKYGKIETIEVMEDRQSGKKRGFAFVTFDDHDTVDKIVVQKYHTINGHNCEVKKALSKQEMQSAGSQRGRGGGSGNFMGRGGNFGGGGNFGRGGNFGGRGGYGGGGGGSRGSYGGGDGGYNGFGGDGGNYGGGPGYSSRGGYGGGGPGYGNQGGGYGGGGGGYDGYNEGGNFGGNYGGGGNYNDFGNYSGQQQSNYGPMKGGSFGGRSSGSPYGGGYGSGGGSGGYGSRRF, encoded by the exons ATGGAG GGCCATGATCCAAAGGAACCAGAGCAGTTGAGAAAACTGTTTATTGGTGGTTTGAGCTTTGAAACTACAGATGATAGTTTaagagaacattttgaaaaatggggCACACTTACAGATTGTGTGGTGATGAGAGACCCCCAAACAAAACGTTCCAGGGGTTTTGGTTTTGTGACTTACTCTTGTGTGGAGGAGGTGGATGCAGCAATGTGTGCTCAACCACACAAGGTTGATGGGCGTGTAGTGGAACCAAAGAGAGCTGTTTCTAGAGAGGATTCTGTAAAGCCTGGTGCCCATCAAACTGTGAAGAAAATTTTTGTCGGTGGtattaaagaagatacagaagaatataATTTGAGAGACTACTTTGAAAAATATGGCAAGATTGAAACCATAGAAGTTATGGAGGACAGGCAgagtggaaaaaagagaggatTTGCTTTTGTAACTTTTGATGATCATGATACAGTTGATAAAATTGTTGTTCAGAAATACCACACTATTAATGGGCATAATTGTGAAGTGAAAAAGGCCCTTTCTAAACAAGAAATGCAGTCTGCTGGATCGCAAAGAGGTCGTGGAGGTGGATCTGGCAACTTTATGGGTCGTGGAGGAAACTTTGGAGGTGGTGGTAACTTTGGCCGCGGTGGAAACTTTGGTGGAAGAGGAGGCTatggtggtggaggtggtggcAGCAGAGGTAGTTATGGAGGAGGTGATGGTGGATATAATGGATTTGGAGGTGATGGTGGCAACTATGGTGGTGGTCCTGGTTATAGTAGCAGAGGAGGCTATGGTGGAGGTGGACCAGGATATGGAAACCAAGGAGGTGGATATGGTGGCGGTGGTGGAGGATATGATGGTTACAATGAAGGAGGAAATTTTGGAGGTAACTATGGTGGTGGTGGGAACTATAATGATTTTGGAAATTATAGTGGACAACAGCAATCAAATTATGGACCCATGAAGGGGGGCAGTTTTGGTGGAAGAAGCTCGGGCAGTCCCTATGGTGGTGGTTATGGATCTGGTGGTGGAAGTGGTGGATATGGTAGCAGAAGGTTctaa
- the LOC125938234 gene encoding heterogeneous nuclear ribonucleoprotein A3-like isoform X1 has translation MEVKPPPGRPQPDSGRRRRRRGEEGHDPKEPEQLRKLFIGGLSFETTDDSLREHFEKWGTLTDCVVMRDPQTKRSRGFGFVTYSCVEEVDAAMCAQPHKVDGRVVEPKRAVSREDSVKPGAHQTVKKIFVGGIKEDTEEYNLRDYFEKYGKIETIEVMEDRQSGKKRGFAFVTFDDHDTVDKIVVQKYHTINGHNCEVKKALSKQEMQSAGSQRGRGGGSGNFMGRGGNFGGGGNFGRGGNFGGRGGYGGGGGGSRGSYGGGDGGYNGFGGDGGNYGGGPGYSSRGGYGGGGPGYGNQGGGYGGGGGGYDGYNEGGNFGGNYGGGGNYNDFGNYSGQQQSNYGPMKGGSFGGRSSGSPYGGGYGSGGGSGGYGSRRF, from the coding sequence ATGGAGGTAAAACCGCCGCCCGGTCGCCCCCAGCCCGACTCCggccgtcgccgccgccgccggggggAGGAGGGCCATGATCCAAAGGAACCAGAGCAGTTGAGAAAACTGTTTATTGGTGGTTTGAGCTTTGAAACTACAGATGATAGTTTaagagaacattttgaaaaatggggCACACTTACAGATTGTGTGGTGATGAGAGACCCCCAAACAAAACGTTCCAGGGGTTTTGGTTTTGTGACTTACTCTTGTGTGGAGGAGGTGGATGCAGCAATGTGTGCTCAACCACACAAGGTTGATGGGCGTGTAGTGGAACCAAAGAGAGCTGTTTCTAGAGAGGATTCTGTAAAGCCTGGTGCCCATCAAACTGTGAAGAAAATTTTTGTCGGTGGtattaaagaagatacagaagaatataATTTGAGAGACTACTTTGAAAAATATGGCAAGATTGAAACCATAGAAGTTATGGAGGACAGGCAgagtggaaaaaagagaggatTTGCTTTTGTAACTTTTGATGATCATGATACAGTTGATAAAATTGTTGTTCAGAAATACCACACTATTAATGGGCATAATTGTGAAGTGAAAAAGGCCCTTTCTAAACAAGAAATGCAGTCTGCTGGATCGCAAAGAGGTCGTGGAGGTGGATCTGGCAACTTTATGGGTCGTGGAGGAAACTTTGGAGGTGGTGGTAACTTTGGCCGCGGTGGAAACTTTGGTGGAAGAGGAGGCTatggtggtggaggtggtggcAGCAGAGGTAGTTATGGAGGAGGTGATGGTGGATATAATGGATTTGGAGGTGATGGTGGCAACTATGGTGGTGGTCCTGGTTATAGTAGCAGAGGAGGCTATGGTGGAGGTGGACCAGGATATGGAAACCAAGGAGGTGGATATGGTGGCGGTGGTGGAGGATATGATGGTTACAATGAAGGAGGAAATTTTGGAGGTAACTATGGTGGTGGTGGGAACTATAATGATTTTGGAAATTATAGTGGACAACAGCAATCAAATTATGGACCCATGAAGGGGGGCAGTTTTGGTGGAAGAAGCTCGGGCAGTCCCTATGGTGGTGGTTATGGATCTGGTGGTGGAAGTGGTGGATATGGTAGCAGAAGGTTctaa